Proteins encoded in a region of the Mycolicibacterium duvalii genome:
- the pta gene encoding phosphate acetyltransferase: protein MTTAIYIASPEGDTGKSTIALGILHRLAATVAKVGVFRPITRLGEDRDYILELLLGQTTAGLSYEDCVGVGYQQLHEDREAALGDIVDRYHRVADQCDAVLIVGSDYTDVATPSELSTNAQIAANLGAPVILAVKGKDRTPERIAAVVDVCVDEIAAQHAHTAAVVVNRCDPGQMAAVASALADGQPRTYVIPEEPLLFAPSVGELQTAVEGTLVRGDRALLARVALDVLVAGMTAEHVLERLTEGVAVITPGDRSDVVLAVLSAHAAEGFPSLSCVILNGGLQMHPAINSLVTGLGLGVPVIETRFGTFETAGRVAATRGRVTSQSHRKIDTALALMEAHVDVADLLAQLAIPIPSVVTPQMFTHQLIEQARADRKHIVLPEGDDDRILTAAGRLLQRGVADLTILGEESQVRARAAELGLDLSAAAVLDPRRSELCDQFAEQYAELRKHKGVTVEQAREIIHDVSYFGTMLVYNDMVDGMVSGARHTTAHTVRPAFEIIKTQPDVSTVSSIFLMCLADEVLAYGDCAIVPDPTAEQLADIAVSSARTAAKFGIEPRVAMLSYSTGTSGSGAEVEKVRKATELVRSRAPELLVEGPIQYDAAVEPSVAATKMPDSEVAGHATVLIFPDLNTGNNTYKAVQRSAGAIAIGPVLQGLNKPVNDLSRGALVEDIVNTVAITAIQAQG from the coding sequence GTGACGACAGCGATCTACATCGCCTCGCCGGAGGGTGACACCGGAAAGTCGACGATCGCGCTGGGCATCCTGCATCGCCTCGCGGCCACCGTCGCCAAGGTCGGGGTGTTCCGTCCGATCACCCGCCTGGGTGAAGACCGTGACTACATCTTGGAGCTGTTGCTGGGCCAGACCACCGCCGGTCTGTCCTACGAGGACTGTGTCGGGGTCGGTTACCAGCAGCTGCACGAGGACCGGGAGGCCGCACTCGGCGACATCGTCGACCGCTACCACCGGGTGGCCGACCAGTGCGACGCCGTGCTCATCGTCGGCAGCGACTACACCGATGTCGCGACACCCAGCGAGCTGTCGACCAACGCGCAGATCGCGGCGAACCTGGGCGCGCCGGTGATCCTGGCCGTGAAGGGAAAGGACCGCACGCCGGAGCGCATCGCCGCGGTGGTCGATGTCTGCGTCGACGAGATCGCGGCCCAGCATGCCCACACCGCCGCGGTGGTGGTCAACCGCTGCGATCCCGGCCAGATGGCCGCCGTGGCCTCCGCGCTGGCCGACGGTCAGCCGCGCACCTACGTCATTCCGGAGGAGCCGCTGCTGTTCGCGCCCTCGGTCGGCGAGCTGCAAACCGCTGTCGAAGGCACCCTGGTGCGGGGCGACCGGGCGTTGCTCGCTCGTGTGGCCCTCGACGTCCTGGTGGCCGGCATGACCGCCGAACACGTGCTCGAACGCCTGACCGAGGGTGTCGCCGTCATCACCCCCGGCGACCGCTCCGACGTGGTGCTCGCCGTGCTCAGCGCCCATGCCGCAGAGGGATTCCCGTCACTGTCGTGCGTCATCCTCAATGGCGGGCTGCAGATGCATCCGGCCATCAACTCGCTGGTGACCGGTCTCGGGCTGGGCGTCCCCGTCATCGAGACGCGCTTCGGCACCTTCGAGACCGCCGGGCGGGTGGCCGCGACCCGCGGCCGGGTGACCTCGCAGTCCCACCGCAAGATCGACACCGCACTGGCTCTGATGGAAGCACACGTCGACGTCGCGGATCTGTTGGCGCAGCTCGCCATTCCGATCCCGTCGGTCGTCACCCCGCAGATGTTCACCCATCAGCTGATCGAACAGGCCCGTGCCGACCGCAAACACATCGTGCTGCCCGAAGGCGATGACGACCGCATCCTCACCGCCGCCGGCCGGTTGCTGCAGCGAGGCGTGGCGGATCTGACGATCCTGGGCGAGGAGTCACAGGTGCGGGCCCGGGCCGCGGAGCTGGGGCTGGACCTGTCGGCGGCCGCGGTGCTCGACCCGCGCCGCAGCGAGTTGTGCGACCAGTTCGCCGAGCAGTACGCGGAGCTGCGGAAGCACAAGGGCGTCACCGTCGAACAGGCCCGCGAGATCATCCACGATGTGTCCTACTTCGGCACCATGCTCGTCTACAACGACATGGTCGACGGCATGGTTTCGGGAGCCCGGCACACTACTGCGCACACGGTGCGGCCCGCGTTCGAGATCATCAAGACCCAGCCCGACGTGTCCACCGTGTCGAGCATCTTCCTCATGTGCCTGGCCGATGAGGTGCTGGCCTACGGGGACTGCGCGATCGTGCCCGACCCGACCGCCGAGCAACTCGCCGACATCGCGGTGTCGTCGGCACGCACCGCCGCGAAGTTCGGAATTGAACCGCGGGTGGCGATGCTGTCCTACTCCACGGGCACGTCGGGATCCGGGGCGGAGGTCGAAAAGGTCAGGAAGGCAACCGAACTCGTGCGTTCCCGGGCTCCTGAGCTGCTGGTGGAGGGCCCGATCCAGTACGACGCCGCGGTGGAGCCGTCGGTGGCTGCGACCAAGATGCCCGATTCCGAGGTGGCCGGCCACGCCACCGTGCTGATCTTTCCCGACCTCAACACGGGGAACAACACCTACAAGGCGGTGCAGCGCAGCGCCGGGGCGATCGCGATCGGTCCGGTGCTGCAGGGACTCAACAAGCCCGTCAACGACCTGTCCCGCGGCGCGCTGGTGGAGGACATCGTCAACACCGTGGCGATCACCGCGATCCAGGCGCAGGGGTGA
- a CDS encoding endonuclease/exonuclease/phosphatase family protein, which produces MMRILATVSGGGALAVAVVALVARYLPITSHATMILAVAAPFLSVAAPVAMVVLALGRRWVLTLVAVVVTVATLWIYVPRYLGPPTAPNPAVDVRVLTANLAKGQADSQAFVALADAAADVVAVQEMTQEAADGLSAAGMNTAFPYRVVLPAPQASGIGIWSRHPIVHSGRIDGYSLPMLGTRIRIPGVVVDTTVLSVHLAAPWPQPIDYWRRDLAAFPETLRDMAERAGAGAVIVAGDFNTTVDMAPFRELLEQGYDDAGVQAGGGAARTYPGRGMIPPLIGIDHILVRNATAATVHAVAVPGADHRALHATVRVPVDITAS; this is translated from the coding sequence ATGATGCGAATTCTCGCGACGGTGTCGGGCGGAGGGGCCCTGGCCGTCGCGGTGGTGGCGCTGGTCGCCCGGTATCTACCGATCACCAGCCACGCCACGATGATCCTCGCGGTCGCGGCGCCGTTCCTGTCGGTGGCCGCACCGGTGGCCATGGTGGTGCTGGCGCTGGGCCGACGGTGGGTCCTGACGCTGGTCGCCGTGGTGGTGACCGTGGCGACGTTGTGGATCTACGTCCCGCGCTATCTCGGGCCGCCGACGGCGCCCAACCCTGCCGTCGACGTGCGCGTCCTCACCGCCAATCTCGCTAAGGGGCAGGCGGATTCGCAAGCCTTCGTGGCCCTCGCGGATGCAGCGGCCGACGTGGTCGCGGTGCAGGAGATGACCCAGGAGGCCGCCGACGGCCTGTCCGCGGCCGGGATGAACACCGCCTTCCCGTACCGGGTGGTGCTGCCCGCGCCGCAGGCGTCCGGGATCGGCATCTGGAGCCGCCACCCGATCGTGCATTCCGGCCGGATCGACGGCTACTCGCTGCCGATGCTCGGGACCCGGATCCGGATTCCGGGAGTGGTCGTCGACACCACGGTGCTGTCCGTGCACCTCGCCGCGCCCTGGCCGCAGCCGATCGATTACTGGCGGCGCGACCTCGCGGCGTTTCCGGAAACGCTGCGGGACATGGCCGAACGCGCCGGGGCCGGTGCGGTGATCGTGGCCGGCGACTTCAACACCACCGTCGACATGGCGCCGTTCCGCGAATTGCTCGAGCAAGGCTACGACGACGCCGGGGTGCAGGCCGGCGGCGGTGCTGCCCGCACCTATCCGGGACGGGGGATGATTCCACCGCTCATCGGGATCGATCACATCCTGGTGCGTAACGCCACCGCGGCGACCGTGCACGCGGTGGCGGTACCCGGAGCCGACCACCGCGCGCTGCATGCCACGGTGCGGGTGCCGGTGGACATCACCGCGAGCTGA
- the fgd gene encoding glucose-6-phosphate dehydrogenase (coenzyme-F420), whose product MAELKLGYKASAEQFAPRELVELAVAAEEHGMDSATVSDHFQPWRHEGGHAPFSLAWMTAVGERTKHLTLGTSVLTPTFRYNPAVIAQAFATMACLYPGRIFLGVGTGEALNEIATGYEGEWPEFKERFARLRESVRLMRELWLGDRVDFDGDYYRLKGASIYDVPDGGVPVYIAAGGPVVAKYAGRAGDGFICTSGKGAELYQDKLIPAVKEGAEKADRDVADIDRMIEIKISYDTDPDLALENTRFWAPLSLTAEQKHSIDDPMEMEKAADELPIEQVAKRWIVASDPDEAVAKVKDYVDWGLNHLVFHAPGHDQRRFLELFQRDLEPRLRRLG is encoded by the coding sequence ATGGCTGAACTGAAACTGGGCTACAAGGCGTCGGCGGAGCAGTTCGCGCCGCGGGAACTCGTCGAACTCGCTGTCGCCGCCGAAGAGCACGGCATGGACAGCGCTACCGTCAGCGACCACTTCCAGCCGTGGCGCCACGAGGGCGGTCACGCGCCGTTCTCCCTGGCGTGGATGACGGCGGTGGGGGAGCGCACCAAGCACCTCACGCTCGGCACCTCGGTGCTGACCCCGACGTTCCGCTACAACCCCGCCGTCATCGCCCAGGCGTTCGCGACCATGGCGTGCCTGTACCCCGGCCGCATCTTCCTCGGCGTCGGCACCGGCGAGGCGCTCAACGAGATCGCCACCGGCTACGAGGGCGAGTGGCCCGAGTTCAAGGAGCGCTTCGCCCGGCTCCGCGAGTCGGTGCGGCTGATGCGTGAGCTTTGGCTCGGTGACCGCGTCGATTTCGACGGCGACTACTACCGCCTCAAGGGCGCGTCGATCTACGACGTCCCCGACGGCGGGGTGCCCGTCTACATCGCTGCGGGCGGCCCCGTCGTCGCCAAGTACGCCGGCCGGGCCGGGGACGGGTTCATCTGTACGTCGGGCAAGGGCGCAGAGCTCTACCAGGACAAACTCATCCCCGCGGTGAAAGAGGGCGCCGAGAAGGCCGACCGCGACGTCGCCGACATCGACCGGATGATCGAGATCAAGATCTCTTACGACACCGATCCCGACCTGGCGCTGGAGAACACCCGGTTCTGGGCGCCGCTGTCGTTGACCGCCGAGCAGAAGCACTCCATCGACGACCCGATGGAGATGGAGAAGGCCGCCGATGAGCTGCCGATCGAGCAGGTCGCCAAGCGGTGGATCGTGGCGTCGGACCCCGACGAGGCCGTCGCCAAGGTGAAGGACTACGTCGACTGGGGTCTCAACCACCTCGTCTTCCACGCGCCGGGGCACGACCAGCGCCGCTTCCTCGAGCTTTTTCAGCGGGACCTGGAACCCAGGCTCAGACGCCTCGGCTGA
- a CDS encoding MBL fold metallo-hydrolase, with translation MAPALTAITDRVHFVETDLVNWTLVAGDIDSGGGVMMIDAGFPGSRDDVLNSLRQIGFGPADVRAIVLTHAHVDHLGTAIWFADTHGVPVYCHADEVGHTRREYLEQAAPLQIAAHAWQPRWLAWSVAIMRKGALTHAGIPGAQPLTADVAAGLPGAPMPVPTPGHTGGHCSYLVDGVLVSGDALVTGHPVAARPGPQLLPSVFNHDEHACRRSLDALGMLDCDVLLPGHGPVWRGPVRDAVAAAHARVS, from the coding sequence ATGGCCCCGGCGCTGACAGCCATCACCGACCGCGTTCATTTCGTTGAGACCGACCTGGTCAACTGGACGCTGGTGGCCGGCGACATCGATAGCGGGGGCGGAGTCATGATGATCGACGCAGGCTTCCCCGGCAGTCGTGACGATGTGCTGAATTCGTTGCGGCAGATCGGTTTCGGTCCGGCCGACGTGCGCGCGATCGTGTTGACCCATGCCCACGTCGACCACCTCGGCACCGCGATCTGGTTCGCCGACACCCACGGGGTGCCGGTGTACTGCCACGCCGACGAGGTCGGGCACACCCGCCGCGAGTACCTCGAGCAGGCCGCGCCGCTGCAGATCGCCGCCCACGCGTGGCAACCGCGTTGGCTGGCCTGGTCGGTCGCGATCATGCGCAAAGGAGCGCTGACCCACGCGGGGATCCCCGGCGCACAGCCGCTGACCGCCGACGTGGCGGCCGGCCTCCCGGGCGCGCCGATGCCGGTGCCGACGCCCGGACACACCGGCGGTCACTGCTCCTACCTGGTGGACGGGGTGCTGGTCAGCGGGGACGCACTGGTCACCGGCCATCCGGTGGCCGCGCGACCGGGCCCGCAGCTGCTGCCGTCGGTGTTCAACCATGACGAGCACGCCTGCCGTCGCAGCCTGGACGCTTTGGGGATGCTCGATTGCGACGTACTGCTGCCCGGACACGGCCCGGTGTGGCGGGGCCCGGTGCGCGACGCCGTCGCCGCTGCTCACGCCAGGGTGTCGTAG
- a CDS encoding GNAT family N-acetyltransferase has translation MRRPAVDELHFVPVGQDDPLAAPLIDELAVEYADRYGGRRERVHAWLRRYPAAEFEPPHGALLVGLLDGRPVTGGAFRRFDDDTAELKRIWTDARHRRRGHGRALVSRLETDIAVAGYRRIYLTTGDRQPEAVALYESLGYTRLAAPLPTDGDEVYPVAFLKELAPPPTRPARRPRSIG, from the coding sequence ATGCGCCGGCCGGCCGTGGATGAACTGCACTTCGTGCCGGTCGGTCAGGACGACCCGCTGGCCGCGCCGCTGATCGACGAGCTCGCCGTGGAATACGCCGACCGCTACGGCGGGCGCCGCGAGAGAGTGCACGCCTGGCTGCGCAGATACCCGGCCGCGGAATTCGAGCCGCCCCACGGGGCCCTGCTGGTCGGACTGCTCGACGGTCGACCTGTGACTGGTGGCGCCTTTCGCCGGTTCGACGACGACACCGCCGAACTGAAGCGGATCTGGACCGATGCGCGGCACCGCCGCCGGGGCCACGGGCGGGCCCTGGTGTCGCGGCTGGAAACCGACATCGCCGTCGCCGGCTATCGCCGGATCTATCTGACCACCGGCGACCGGCAGCCCGAGGCGGTGGCGCTCTACGAGTCTCTGGGCTACACGCGGCTGGCCGCGCCATTGCCGACCGACGGAGACGAGGTCTACCCGGTGGCGTTCCTCAAAGAGCTGGCCCCTCCGCCGACACGCCCTGCGCGACGGCCCCGCTCTATAGGCTGA
- a CDS encoding SRPBCC family protein: protein MTAAPVVRVQRTLPAPPGDVFDEWLDPDALLDWMCPRPSRCVAVHIDARVGGRVRFDVDDEGTRVIITGQFLDIDRPHLLRFTWSHSGWSDPTVTSIVRVAFEPVGDTETLMSIEHSLLPAEAFDDHDHGWAVTADQLLALLPRRADAPAGRG, encoded by the coding sequence GTGACCGCCGCGCCCGTGGTCCGTGTCCAGCGCACCCTGCCCGCTCCGCCCGGGGACGTGTTCGACGAATGGCTGGATCCCGACGCTCTGCTGGACTGGATGTGTCCCCGTCCGTCGCGCTGCGTGGCGGTGCACATCGACGCGCGGGTCGGTGGACGCGTCCGGTTCGACGTCGACGACGAGGGAACCCGGGTGATCATCACCGGACAGTTCCTCGACATCGACCGGCCACATCTGTTGCGGTTCACCTGGAGTCACTCGGGGTGGAGCGACCCGACGGTGACGAGCATCGTGCGGGTCGCGTTCGAACCCGTCGGCGACACCGAGACGCTGATGTCCATCGAGCATTCGCTGCTGCCGGCCGAGGCGTTCGACGACCACGATCACGGCTGGGCCGTGACCGCCGATCAGCTGCTGGCCCTGCTGCCGCGGCGCGCGGATGCGCCGGCCGGCCGTGGATGA
- a CDS encoding ArsR/SmtB family transcription factor: MVEDSVLDRAYGALADPTRRRLLEALRNGDARITDLAEPLPMSFAGVSRHVGVLEAAGLVRREVRGREHWLSLQPHALDHARQWMEEQTEFWSTRADALSERLLRKKRSR, from the coding sequence ATGGTTGAAGATTCGGTGCTCGACCGCGCGTACGGGGCGCTCGCCGATCCCACCCGCCGGCGATTGCTCGAAGCGCTGCGGAACGGCGATGCGCGCATCACCGATCTCGCAGAGCCGCTTCCGATGTCGTTCGCAGGGGTTTCGCGCCACGTCGGAGTGCTGGAGGCGGCGGGCCTGGTCCGGCGGGAAGTCCGAGGCCGCGAACATTGGCTGTCGTTACAGCCCCACGCCCTCGACCACGCCCGGCAGTGGATGGAGGAACAGACCGAGTTCTGGTCGACGCGCGCCGATGCGCTGTCGGAACGTCTGCTCAGAAAGAAGCGCAGCCGGTGA
- a CDS encoding DUF899 domain-containing protein has product MDIPAIVPPADWETALAELLVKEKELTRARDAMAAMRRRMPWTPVRADYLFDGPDGRVNLLDLFAGRRQLIVYRAFMDPGVDDWPEHGCVGCSLMADHIGNLAHLNARDTTLVYASRAQQRDLTRIKERMGWKIPWYTMLPDERGAFDVDFGVDEYHGTNAFIRWPGEGGDQVYRTYFINNRGDEAFVNTWSFLDMTALGRQETWEDSPDGYPQSAPYQWWNWHDAYVPNDCLTPQSLGCAHCAD; this is encoded by the coding sequence ATGGACATTCCCGCGATCGTGCCGCCGGCGGACTGGGAAACCGCACTGGCGGAACTGCTGGTCAAAGAGAAGGAGCTGACACGGGCCCGCGACGCGATGGCGGCGATGCGCCGCCGGATGCCGTGGACGCCGGTACGCGCCGACTACCTGTTCGACGGACCGGACGGCCGGGTGAACCTGTTGGATCTCTTCGCGGGGCGCCGCCAGCTCATCGTGTACCGCGCCTTCATGGATCCGGGCGTCGACGACTGGCCCGAACACGGGTGCGTCGGTTGTTCGCTGATGGCCGACCACATCGGCAACCTCGCGCACCTCAACGCCAGAGACACCACCCTGGTCTACGCATCGCGCGCGCAGCAGCGGGATCTGACGCGAATCAAAGAGCGCATGGGGTGGAAGATCCCCTGGTACACAATGCTTCCCGATGAGCGGGGAGCATTCGACGTCGACTTCGGCGTGGACGAGTACCACGGCACCAACGCGTTCATCCGCTGGCCCGGCGAGGGCGGTGATCAGGTGTATCGCACCTACTTCATCAACAACCGCGGCGACGAGGCCTTCGTCAACACCTGGAGCTTTCTCGACATGACGGCGCTGGGCCGACAGGAAACGTGGGAGGACTCTCCCGACGGATACCCGCAATCTGCGCCCTACCAATGGTGGAACTGGCACGATGCGTACGTACCGAACGATTGCCTCACGCCACAAAGTCTGGGGTGTGCGCATTGCGCTGACTGA
- a CDS encoding HNH endonuclease signature motif containing protein gives MFDSLFAEASDEAVVAWIEQSAREEARICARRSAAIAELVHRYVDEDDERGGWVFDPWAATAAQVGAALNIGQRKASGQMHIAVALRYRLPKVAQLFTDGVVGARVVSEISWRTQLVEDPAALAQIDDRMAACAVGWGRLSEQKLKSAIDAVIERFDPDGVRRSREILRLRDIHVGASDDPSETAALWGQLLASDGRLLKARLAEMVGALCAEDPRPAGERRSDAMGAIIRGEFHLNCRCASPNCPVPVRPTRSNVVIKVIADQAAIEAAHALIAHDTATAAQNTAAAKAEKAAAAEEAASTADSAADGGPESPTGPEDCAAPEDPAPEDSAAPEGPAAEEPAAEAAGDAEREPEPQTAEDAVTEVSEPQTSEGGAAGDSGGVVDRGAALGLDGRPVPIALLAEMIRGGAKTSELTLPGPEPEPRYRPSAALAEFVRMRDLFCRFPGCDIPAERCDIDHTVPYPFGPTHASNLSCKCRGHHLLKTFWYGPGGWRDEQHPDGSLIWTAPTGHTYITKPGSRLYFPSAAITTADLPPPPTPPPGYAAGTLKMPRRRRNRAADTAARDKAERAHNAEQRAQQQQRARENQRAREQRAREKKLGQVQPPPETGADPPPF, from the coding sequence GTGTTCGATTCGTTGTTTGCCGAGGCGTCTGATGAGGCGGTGGTGGCGTGGATCGAACAGAGCGCGCGGGAGGAGGCGCGGATTTGTGCGCGTCGGTCGGCGGCGATCGCGGAGTTGGTGCACCGCTATGTCGATGAGGACGATGAGCGCGGTGGGTGGGTCTTTGATCCGTGGGCCGCGACGGCTGCGCAGGTCGGCGCGGCGCTGAACATCGGGCAGCGCAAGGCCTCGGGCCAGATGCACATCGCGGTGGCGTTGCGCTACCGGTTGCCCAAGGTCGCGCAGTTGTTCACCGACGGGGTGGTCGGGGCGCGGGTGGTCTCGGAGATCAGTTGGCGGACCCAGTTGGTGGAGGATCCGGCGGCGCTGGCCCAGATCGATGACCGGATGGCGGCGTGCGCGGTGGGTTGGGGCCGCCTCTCGGAGCAGAAGCTCAAATCCGCCATCGATGCGGTGATCGAGCGGTTCGACCCCGACGGGGTGCGGCGTAGCAGGGAGATCCTGCGGCTCCGCGATATCCATGTCGGGGCCAGTGATGATCCCAGCGAGACCGCGGCGCTGTGGGGGCAGTTGCTGGCCAGCGACGGGAGGCTGCTCAAAGCGCGCCTCGCCGAGATGGTCGGTGCGCTGTGCGCCGAGGATCCGCGCCCGGCCGGGGAGCGGCGTTCCGATGCGATGGGGGCGATCATCCGGGGGGAGTTTCATCTGAACTGCCGGTGCGCATCCCCCAACTGTCCGGTGCCCGTCCGGCCGACACGGTCCAACGTGGTGATCAAAGTCATCGCCGATCAGGCCGCGATCGAAGCCGCCCACGCCCTCATCGCCCATGACACCGCCACCGCCGCCCAGAACACCGCCGCCGCCAAAGCTGAGAAGGCCGCCGCCGCCGAGGAGGCTGCTTCAACAGCGGATTCAGCGGCCGACGGCGGCCCCGAGAGCCCCACCGGCCCAGAGGATTGCGCTGCCCCCGAGGACCCTGCTCCCGAGGACTCTGCTGCGCCTGAGGGCCCGGCTGCTGAGGAGCCCGCCGCGGAAGCCGCCGGGGATGCCGAGCGCGAGCCCGAGCCGCAGACGGCCGAGGATGCGGTGACCGAGGTGTCCGAGCCGCAGACGTCCGAGGGTGGCGCTGCTGGCGATTCGGGTGGGGTGGTGGATCGGGGGGCCGCGCTGGGCCTGGATGGGCGGCCGGTGCCGATCGCGCTGCTGGCCGAGATGATCCGCGGCGGGGCGAAGACCTCCGAACTGACCCTGCCCGGCCCCGAGCCCGAGCCGCGGTATCGGCCCTCAGCAGCGCTGGCGGAGTTCGTGCGCATGCGCGATCTGTTCTGCCGCTTCCCCGGCTGCGACATCCCCGCCGAACGCTGCGACATCGACCACACCGTGCCCTACCCGTTCGGACCCACCCACGCCTCCAACCTCAGCTGCAAGTGCCGCGGCCACCACCTGCTCAAAACGTTCTGGTACGGCCCGGGCGGCTGGCGCGACGAACAACATCCCGACGGCAGCCTGATCTGGACCGCCCCCACCGGGCACACCTACATCACCAAACCCGGCAGCCGCCTGTATTTCCCCAGCGCGGCCATCACCACCGCCGACCTGCCCCCACCACCGACACCCCCGCCGGGCTATGCCGCCGGCACCCTGAAAATGCCGCGACGCCGACGCAACCGCGCCGCCGACACCGCCGCGCGCGACAAAGCCGAACGCGCCCACAACGCCGAACAACGCGCCCAACAACAACAACGCGCCCGCGAAAACCAGCGCGCCCGCGAACAACGCGCCCGAGAAAAGAAACTGGGACAGGTGCAACCGCCGCCCGAAACAGGCGCCGACCCACCACCCTTCTGA
- a CDS encoding SDR family oxidoreductase: MDNIRGKTIAITGAARGIGYATAEHLLKRGARVVIGDRDVALQESSVARLGNLGPVSGYPLDVTDRESFATFLDKARTDGGGHIDVLINNAGVMPIGPFLDQSEQAIRSSIEVNLYGVITGCQLVLPDMIARRRGHIINIASLSGLIPVPGQVVYVGAKFGVVGLSAALADEVAPHGVEVSVVMPPFTRTELISGTRETSAVKPVEPEQIAAAVAKTLDKPKTHVSVPPALRFTAQAAQMLGPRGRRWLNRKLGLDTVFLDFDTAQRQGYEQRAQSALGVVEGPKQP; the protein is encoded by the coding sequence ATGGACAACATCCGCGGCAAGACCATCGCGATCACCGGTGCCGCGCGGGGCATCGGCTACGCCACCGCAGAACACCTCCTCAAGCGCGGCGCGCGCGTCGTCATCGGCGACCGCGACGTCGCCCTCCAAGAGTCCTCGGTGGCCAGGCTGGGCAATCTCGGGCCGGTGTCGGGGTATCCGCTCGACGTCACCGACCGGGAGTCCTTCGCGACGTTCCTCGACAAGGCCCGCACCGACGGGGGCGGCCACATCGACGTCCTGATCAACAACGCCGGCGTCATGCCGATCGGCCCGTTCCTGGACCAGTCCGAGCAGGCCATCCGGTCGTCCATCGAGGTGAACCTCTACGGCGTCATCACCGGCTGCCAGCTGGTGCTGCCCGACATGATCGCCCGACGCCGCGGCCACATCATCAACATCGCCTCGCTATCCGGTCTGATCCCGGTGCCCGGCCAGGTCGTCTACGTCGGCGCCAAGTTCGGTGTGGTCGGGTTGTCCGCGGCGCTGGCCGACGAGGTCGCTCCGCACGGCGTTGAAGTGTCGGTGGTGATGCCCCCGTTCACCCGCACCGAGCTGATCTCCGGCACGCGCGAGACCTCCGCGGTCAAGCCGGTCGAGCCAGAGCAGATCGCCGCCGCGGTCGCCAAGACACTCGACAAGCCCAAGACCCACGTGTCGGTGCCACCGGCGCTGCGCTTCACGGCTCAGGCCGCGCAGATGCTCGGCCCGCGGGGCCGCCGCTGGCTGAACAGGAAGCTCGGGCTCGACACTGTCTTCCTGGACTTCGACACCGCCCAGCGGCAGGGGTACGAGCAGCGCGCCCAATCCGCGCTGGGTGTAGTCGAGGGGCCGAAGCAGCCTTAG